A part of Plasmodium coatneyi strain Hackeri chromosome 8, complete sequence genomic DNA contains:
- a CDS encoding RNA binding protein — translation MSYKDDREDSEGRDHERDRERDHDRDYSRERDRDYSRDRDREYSRDRDRDYSRDRDRDRGRDHSRDRDNDRDHKNDGTTLYVSNLSSKITTSKLQDIFEEYGTIEKCYVISNPITRESRNFGFVTFNNPDDANNAMIKANKMDIEGRIINVEIAKRNEPHDPTPGEYKGIQNMMKRNGMRYDFYGRRYDRPFDRRRYDSRRPYPYYRDHGQSFGYHRNSSYRHYDRYGRNAYDDHRHYDRRSIDDKYNRRDDYYKRDNRHSGDERDYSRDDSRRKKRYERSRRSSSNSNNERRHYRNNSPIERSPHHRR, via the exons atgagttatAAAGATGATAGAGAGGACTCTGAAGGGCGCGATCATGAACGTGATCGAGAGCGGGACCATGATAGGGACTACAGCCGGGAACGTGACCGTGATTATAGCCGAGATCGTGACCGTGAATATAGCCGGGATCGAGACCGTGACTATAGCCGGGATCGTGATCGGGACCGCGGCAGGGACCATAGTCGAGATCGGGACAACGACAGGGATCACAAGAACGATG GAACAACCCTGTATGTGTCAAACTTAAGCTCAAAAATAACGACGTCCAAACTGCAAGACATATTTGAAGAGTACGGGACTATAGAAAAGTGTTACGTAATCAGTAACCCGATCACCAG AGAATCCCGCAACTTTGGATTTGTCACGTTCAACAATCCCGATGACGCGAATAACGCCATGATCAAGGCcaacaaaatggacattGAAG GACGTATTATTAACGTAGAAATAGCCAAGCGAAACGAGCCGCACGATCCAACCCCGGGAGAGTACAAGGGAATTCAAA ATATGATGAAAAGAAACGGAATGAGGTACGATTTTTACGGCAGAAGGTACGACAGACCATTTGACAGAAGGAGATACGACTCAAGAAG GCCGTACCCATACTACCGAGACCACGGCCAAAGTTTCGGCTACCATCGCAACAGCTCCTACAGACACTACGACAGATATGGAAGGAATGCATACGATGACCATAGACATTACGATCGAAGATCCATAGACGATAAGTACAACAGGAGGGATGATTATTACAAAAGAGACAACAGGCACAGTGGTGACGAAAGGGATTACTCCAGGGATGACAGTAGAAGAAAGAAACGATATGAACGAAGTAGAAGATCATCCAGTAATTCGAATAACGAGAGGAGACACTACAGGAATAATTCTCCAATCGAAAG AAGCCCGCACCATAGAAGGTAG